In Laspinema palackyanum D2c, the genomic window CATGATTGAAGCTGGAGTCTTAGAAAATCCTGCAGTAGATGCCATCATCGGATTGCACCTGTGGAACAATCTTCCCCTAGGCACTGTAGGGGTGCGGAGCGGTCCCTTAATGGCTGCAACGGAGTTTTTTCGCTGCCATATTCAGGGCAAAGGCGGACATGGGGCCATGCCTCATCAAACCGTCGATTCAATTTTAGTCGCCGCCCAAATCGTTCAGGCATTGCAAACCATTGTGGCGCGCAATGTCAATCCTTTAGAATCGGCTGTAGTAACCGTGGGCGAACTTCATGCAGGGAAAGCGTTAAATGTAATTGCCGACTCTGCCCACTTGAGCGGAACTGTGCGCTATTTTAATCCAGAATTAGGAGAAACTATCCCTAAACGGATTGAGCAGATCATTGCGGGGGTCTGTCATAGTCATGGGGCAAGCTATGAGTTAGATTACCAAAAACTTTATCCACCAGTGATTAATCATCCGGCGATCGCTCAATTAGTGCGATCGGTCTCTGAAAATGTCGTGGAAACCCCCGCCGGAATTGTTCCAGATTGCCAAACAATGGGAGGGGAAGATATGAGCTTCTTTTTACAAGAAGTCCCCGGCTGTTACTTCTTTCTAGGCGG contains:
- a CDS encoding M20 metallopeptidase family protein, giving the protein MFSTSLNPQRINQSSLRAEIQALQPQLVEWRRWLHQRPELAFKEHLSAEFITQKLQEWGIKHDTRIAETGIVAIVEGENPGKAIGIRADMDALPIFEENEIPYRSQHPGKMHACGHDGHVAIALGTAYYLSQHPEQFSGTVKFIFQPAEEGPGGAKPMIEAGVLENPAVDAIIGLHLWNNLPLGTVGVRSGPLMAATEFFRCHIQGKGGHGAMPHQTVDSILVAAQIVQALQTIVARNVNPLESAVVTVGELHAGKALNVIADSAHLSGTVRYFNPELGETIPKRIEQIIAGVCHSHGASYELDYQKLYPPVINHPAIAQLVRSVSENVVETPAGIVPDCQTMGGEDMSFFLQEVPGCYFFLGGANLSQNLAYPHHHPRFNFDETALSMGVEIFVRCVEQFCS